In a genomic window of Fimbriiglobus ruber:
- the nuoF gene encoding NADH-quinone oxidoreductase subunit NuoF has product MSFEPVLLARINKPDSPKLEGYRADGGYATFERALKEKKPEEVTAQVKDSGLRGRGGAGFPTGLKWTFLPKDHPGPIYLCVNADESEPCTYNNRILMEKDPHQVLEGIMLACYAIKSRCAYFYIRYEYGTAYRTLQAAVDECYAAGLLGKNIHGSGFDLDIFLHRGAGAYICGEETGLIESLEGKRAWPRIKPPFPAIEGAFRKPTIVNNVETLACVTQVMKRGNDWFKSLGVPPDPKNPRDAGSYGPKLYTIAGHVNTPKCVELPMGITIRDLVDKHGGGVWKGRKAKAVNPGGLSMGFVDVNAKLKDSDLTEYDIPLDFNGPGKVQCLGLGTAAVTVIDDETSMVDVLHNVCQFFSHESCGQCTPCREGTGWMLKIVDRLRRGQGRKEDLDILVEVSDRIGIMPGTTICGLSDGAGWPVKTAIRKFRAEFEAAIKGGGKSKYAKALPLVGAGH; this is encoded by the coding sequence ATGAGCTTTGAGCCCGTACTCCTCGCCCGCATCAACAAGCCCGACAGCCCCAAACTTGAGGGCTACCGGGCCGACGGCGGGTACGCCACGTTCGAGCGGGCGCTGAAGGAGAAGAAGCCCGAAGAGGTGACGGCGCAGGTCAAGGACTCGGGCCTCCGCGGCCGCGGTGGTGCCGGGTTCCCGACGGGGCTCAAGTGGACGTTCCTGCCCAAAGACCACCCCGGCCCGATTTACCTGTGCGTGAACGCCGACGAATCCGAGCCGTGTACGTACAACAACCGCATCCTGATGGAGAAAGACCCGCACCAGGTTCTCGAAGGGATCATGCTGGCGTGCTACGCCATCAAGTCCCGGTGCGCGTACTTCTACATCCGCTACGAATACGGCACCGCGTACCGCACGCTCCAGGCGGCCGTCGACGAGTGCTACGCGGCCGGCCTGCTCGGTAAGAACATTCACGGTAGCGGCTTCGACCTCGACATCTTCCTGCACCGCGGGGCCGGGGCCTACATCTGCGGCGAGGAGACCGGGCTGATCGAGAGCCTCGAAGGTAAGCGGGCGTGGCCGCGGATCAAGCCGCCGTTCCCGGCCATCGAAGGTGCCTTCCGCAAGCCGACGATCGTGAACAACGTCGAAACGCTGGCTTGCGTCACGCAGGTGATGAAGCGGGGCAACGACTGGTTCAAGTCCCTCGGCGTCCCGCCCGACCCGAAGAACCCGCGGGACGCCGGGAGTTACGGGCCCAAGCTGTACACCATCGCCGGACACGTGAACACGCCCAAGTGCGTCGAGCTGCCGATGGGCATCACCATCCGCGACCTCGTGGACAAGCACGGTGGCGGCGTGTGGAAGGGCCGCAAGGCCAAGGCCGTGAACCCCGGCGGGCTGAGCATGGGGTTCGTGGACGTGAACGCCAAGCTCAAGGACTCGGACCTGACCGAATACGACATCCCGCTCGACTTCAACGGCCCCGGCAAGGTCCAGTGCCTCGGCCTCGGGACGGCGGCCGTCACCGTCATCGACGACGAGACGAGCATGGTCGACGTCCTCCACAACGTCTGCCAGTTCTTCAGCCATGAGTCGTGTGGGCAATGCACCCCGTGCCGCGAGGGGACGGGGTGGATGCTCAAGATCGTCGACCGGCTCCGCCGCGGGCAGGGGCGGAAAGAAGACCTCGACATCCTCGTCGAAGTCTCCGACCGGATCGGGATCATGCCGGGGACGACGATCTGTGGGCTGTCCGACGGGGCCGGGTGGCCGGTGAAGACCGCGATTCGGAAGTTCCGTGCGGAGTTCGAGGCGGCGATTAAAGGCGGGGGTAAGAGCAAATACGCGAAGGCGCTCCCACTGGTGGGGGCGGGACACTAA
- a CDS encoding complex I 24 kDa subunit family protein translates to MGVLSEDLKNRIRAYIPRYPRKQAVTLPALHLVHDELRYVPTAAIEEIAEILDLHPSEVQDTMTFYQFFKEKEADKLGKNRVWVCRGLACMLRGAYELIDHCEHKLGVTCGHRTDDGKITLEFAECIGACEGAPAVLLNDEHVMDVTPEKADELFEKLKK, encoded by the coding sequence ATGGGCGTACTGTCCGAAGACCTGAAGAACCGCATCCGGGCGTACATCCCGCGGTACCCGCGCAAGCAGGCGGTCACGCTGCCGGCGCTGCACCTCGTCCACGACGAGTTGCGGTACGTGCCGACGGCCGCGATCGAGGAGATCGCCGAGATCCTCGACCTGCACCCGTCCGAGGTGCAGGACACGATGACCTTCTACCAGTTCTTCAAGGAGAAGGAGGCGGACAAGCTCGGCAAGAACCGCGTCTGGGTCTGTCGCGGTCTCGCCTGCATGCTCCGCGGGGCCTACGAGTTGATCGACCACTGCGAACACAAGCTCGGCGTTACCTGTGGCCACCGGACCGACGACGGCAAGATCACGCTCGAATTCGCCGAGTGCATCGGCGCCTGCGAGGGCGCCCCGGCGGTGTTGCTGAACGACGAGCACGTGATGGACGTGACGCCCGAGAAGGCGGACGAGCTGTTCGAGAAGCTGAAGAAGTAG
- a CDS encoding NADH-quinone oxidoreductase subunit D has product MPLEAVAQIDDAGADQEYLYTLNFGPQHPATHTTLRLVLTLDGETIVKAVPDIGYLHSGFEKLGEDLDFNQYVTVVDRMNYISPVANEIAWHHTVEKLLGIEITPRCKYIRTILAELARISDHLLCIGAAALDLGGLTAFLYAFNEREKVYNIIENASGQRFHPSYTRVGGLMADVNDEFVTQVRDFAKSFAKAHADVVRLLNRNKIFIDRTKGVGVLTKAEAINTSCSGPVARASGVVRDLRKDEPYLAYPELQSAFKVVCSNGGDCLARYLVRMDEMLESAKIIAAAVENIPSGPVNVALDSKLVIPDKSATYRSIEGLIQHFELFMWNRRFETPVEELYGANETANGELGFYLVADGSGKAFRARTRPPSFIHFGIFPKIMEGHQISDVPAILGSLNIIAAELDR; this is encoded by the coding sequence ATGCCTCTCGAAGCCGTGGCCCAGATCGACGACGCGGGTGCCGACCAGGAGTACCTGTACACCCTGAACTTCGGCCCGCAGCACCCGGCCACGCACACCACCCTGCGCCTCGTCCTCACCCTCGACGGCGAGACGATCGTCAAGGCCGTCCCGGACATCGGCTACCTGCACTCCGGGTTCGAAAAGCTCGGCGAAGACCTCGACTTCAACCAGTACGTCACCGTCGTCGACCGGATGAACTACATCTCGCCGGTCGCCAACGAGATCGCCTGGCACCACACGGTCGAGAAACTGCTCGGCATCGAGATCACGCCGCGGTGCAAGTACATCCGCACCATCCTCGCCGAACTAGCCCGCATCTCGGACCACCTGCTCTGCATCGGGGCGGCCGCCCTCGACCTCGGCGGGCTGACCGCCTTCCTGTACGCGTTCAACGAGCGGGAAAAGGTCTACAACATCATCGAGAACGCGTCCGGCCAGCGGTTCCACCCGAGCTACACGCGGGTCGGCGGGTTGATGGCGGACGTGAACGACGAGTTCGTGACCCAGGTGCGGGACTTCGCCAAGAGCTTCGCGAAAGCACATGCCGACGTCGTTCGCCTGCTGAACCGGAACAAGATCTTCATCGACCGCACCAAGGGCGTCGGCGTCCTCACGAAGGCCGAGGCGATCAACACGAGTTGCTCCGGCCCGGTGGCCCGCGCGTCCGGCGTCGTCCGCGACTTGCGGAAGGACGAGCCGTACCTCGCGTACCCCGAACTCCAAAGCGCGTTCAAAGTCGTCTGCTCGAACGGCGGGGACTGTCTGGCCCGGTACCTGGTTCGCATGGACGAGATGTTGGAGTCGGCCAAGATCATCGCGGCGGCCGTCGAGAACATCCCAAGCGGCCCGGTGAACGTGGCCCTCGACAGCAAACTCGTGATCCCGGACAAGAGCGCGACCTACCGGAGCATTGAGGGGCTGATCCAGCACTTTGAACTGTTCATGTGGAACCGCCGGTTCGAGACGCCGGTGGAAGAACTGTACGGGGCGAACGAGACGGCCAACGGCGAACTCGGGTTCTATCTGGTGGCGGACGGCAGCGGCAAGGCGTTCCGGGCGCGGACCCGGCCGCCGTCGTTCATCCACTTCGGGATCTTCCCGAAGATCATGGAAGGGCACCAGATTTCGGACGTGCCCGCGATTCTGGGCAGCCTGAACATCATCGCCGCGGAACTGGACCGCTAA
- a CDS encoding GxxExxY protein: MRVTTKDELNRLSEAVIGAAIAVHRELGPGLLESAYEACLEFELLSRGMTVERQKALPVVYRGMKVDCGFRIDLLVNDALLVEVKAIERFERVHEAQVQTYLRLMGLNLGLLMNFNVTRLVDGVKRVVRDFPD, encoded by the coding sequence ATGAGGGTAACGACAAAAGATGAGTTGAATCGGCTCTCCGAGGCAGTGATCGGGGCCGCGATTGCTGTCCACCGAGAATTAGGGCCAGGGTTGCTGGAATCGGCTTACGAAGCGTGCCTGGAATTTGAACTTCTGAGCCGCGGGATGACGGTCGAACGACAGAAAGCCCTACCGGTTGTTTACCGTGGGATGAAGGTCGATTGCGGATTCCGAATCGACTTGCTCGTCAACGACGCACTGCTTGTGGAGGTCAAGGCGATCGAACGGTTCGAGCGGGTTCACGAAGCCCAGGTCCAAACCTACCTGCGGCTTATGGGCTTGAACCTCGGGCTATTAATGAACTTTAACGTGACGCGGTTGGTGGACGGCGTGAAGAGAGTCGTGCGAGACTTCCCGGATTGA
- a CDS encoding NADH-quinone oxidoreductase subunit C — translation MPGYLDVLTQKFNGAFTTSEFRDNRRVSVAADKSPDVIFGLLACLKNECGFDMLADLAGIDYLNYPGAADRFAVVYALTNTATGERVFVKAHANDPDPALPSAVPLWEGANWMEREVYDMFGVTFTGHPDLRRILMPDEFTSFPLRKDYPLRGAGERHNFVTVTRAEG, via the coding sequence ATGCCCGGTTACCTCGACGTTCTGACGCAGAAGTTTAACGGCGCCTTCACGACCTCCGAGTTCCGCGACAACCGCCGCGTGTCGGTGGCCGCGGACAAGTCGCCGGACGTGATCTTCGGCCTGCTCGCGTGCCTGAAAAACGAGTGCGGGTTCGACATGCTCGCCGACCTCGCGGGCATCGACTACCTGAATTACCCCGGTGCGGCCGACCGTTTCGCCGTGGTCTACGCCCTGACCAACACGGCGACCGGCGAGCGCGTCTTCGTGAAGGCGCACGCCAACGACCCCGACCCCGCGCTGCCGTCCGCGGTCCCGCTGTGGGAGGGGGCGAACTGGATGGAGCGCGAGGTGTACGACATGTTCGGCGTGACCTTCACCGGCCACCCGGACCTCCGCCGCATCCTCATGCCGGACGAGTTCACGAGCTTCCCACTACGAAAAGACTACCCGCTACGTGGCGCCGGCGAACGGCACAACTTCGTGACCGTGACGCGGGCAGAAGGATAA
- a CDS encoding NADH-quinone oxidoreductase subunit B produces MALKLDDNIFVTQLDQLANWVRKHSLWPMPFATACCGIELMATASSRYDIARFGSEAMRFSPRQCDVMIVAGRVVMKMVPVMQRIWLQMSEPKWCISMGACASSGGVFDTYAVVQGIDRFIPVDVYVPGCPPRPEQLIRAVIDLQEKIQKTGTINAREFDRRTAYEGPGALSKELDPKELVVAPGNFKTGTRVSLN; encoded by the coding sequence ATGGCGCTGAAACTCGACGACAACATTTTCGTCACGCAGCTCGACCAGTTGGCCAACTGGGTCCGCAAGCACAGCCTCTGGCCGATGCCGTTCGCGACGGCCTGCTGCGGCATCGAGCTGATGGCCACGGCCAGCAGCCGGTACGACATCGCCCGGTTCGGGTCCGAGGCCATGCGGTTCAGCCCGCGGCAGTGCGACGTGATGATCGTCGCCGGGCGGGTGGTGATGAAGATGGTCCCGGTCATGCAGCGGATCTGGCTGCAAATGTCCGAGCCGAAGTGGTGCATCAGCATGGGCGCCTGTGCGTCCTCCGGCGGCGTGTTCGATACCTACGCCGTCGTGCAGGGGATCGACCGCTTCATCCCGGTGGACGTATACGTGCCCGGCTGCCCGCCGCGGCCGGAACAGCTCATCCGGGCCGTGATCGACCTGCAAGAGAAGATCCAGAAGACCGGTACCATCAACGCCCGCGAGTTCGACCGGCGGACGGCCTACGAAGGCCCCGGGGCATTGTCGAAAGAACTCGACCCGAAAGAACTGGTCGTGGCTCCCGGTAATTTCAAGACCGGCACCCGCGTGTCACTGAATTAG
- a CDS encoding NADH-quinone oxidoreductase subunit A — translation MATPVLTPAGIEPAFDIAAYYPVLIYAAIVVAMAIGIVASSHLPIIKPRKTTRTKQMTYESGMDPIGSARMQFDVKFYLIAILFLVFDVELLFLYPWAVTAYAEGGDPAWRGAFGPIVFVEILIFLATLAIAYAYAWRKGVFQWR, via the coding sequence GTGGCGACACCGGTTTTGACTCCCGCCGGCATCGAACCCGCGTTCGACATCGCCGCATATTACCCGGTCCTGATTTACGCGGCCATCGTCGTAGCCATGGCGATCGGGATCGTGGCCTCGTCGCACTTGCCGATCATCAAGCCCCGCAAGACGACCCGGACCAAGCAGATGACCTACGAGTCGGGCATGGACCCGATCGGGTCGGCCCGGATGCAGTTCGACGTGAAGTTCTACCTGATCGCGATCCTGTTCCTCGTGTTCGACGTGGAACTACTGTTCCTGTACCCGTGGGCGGTGACGGCGTACGCCGAGGGCGGCGACCCGGCCTGGCGGGGCGCGTTCGGGCCGATCGTGTTCGTGGAAATCCTGATCTTCCTCGCCACCCTGGCGATCGCGTACGCCTACGCGTGGCGGAAGGGCGTGTTCCAATGGCGCTGA
- a CDS encoding YbjN domain-containing protein, with the protein MSQTTDLVTPDNVTIEMIRDIYDAAFMEATLDEEKKQIRIREEVLARAFLAESKERLQLVAYYGIKEDAQRIDRLELVNRVNENYVLIRAGIDDDGDLWFDYCVLLKGGVTKKAIVQATRVFLMLVPRAVNECDEDGIVD; encoded by the coding sequence ATGTCGCAGACGACAGACCTCGTCACCCCGGACAACGTCACGATCGAGATGATTCGGGACATTTACGATGCGGCCTTCATGGAGGCCACGCTGGACGAGGAGAAGAAGCAGATCCGCATCCGCGAAGAGGTTCTGGCCCGCGCGTTCCTGGCCGAATCGAAGGAGCGGCTGCAACTCGTCGCGTACTACGGCATCAAGGAAGACGCCCAGCGGATCGACCGCCTCGAACTGGTGAACCGGGTCAACGAGAACTACGTCCTCATCCGCGCCGGCATCGATGACGATGGCGACCTCTGGTTCGACTACTGCGTCCTCCTCAAGGGCGGCGTGACCAAGAAGGCGATCGTGCAAGCCACCCGCGTCTTCCTGATGCTCGTGCCCCGGGCGGTCAACGAGTGCGACGAGGACGGGATCGTGGACTGA
- the panC gene encoding pantoate--beta-alanine ligase, which produces MPDLPTVVTTIADLRAAVAAARAAGRVIGLVPTMGALHEGHAELVRAAARVSGFVVVSVFVNPTQFGPAEDFAKYPRTLDADRAICGAAGAHLVFAPPVEEVYPPGAVTFVEVPKLDASLCGPSRPGHFRGVCTVVLKLFNMALPDVAVFGQKDAQQARIIRQMVRDLNVPVDVRIEPTVREADGLAMSSRNRYLSPADRALASGIYRALRAVRDRALAGEWDVARLESALRADLVAIPGARIDYASIVDDDTLQPIARLDRPALAAVAVFLGTTRLIDNVTIP; this is translated from the coding sequence GTGCCCGATCTGCCGACGGTTGTGACCACGATCGCCGACCTCCGCGCGGCCGTCGCCGCTGCACGGGCCGCGGGCCGCGTCATCGGGCTCGTCCCAACGATGGGCGCGCTGCACGAGGGTCACGCCGAACTCGTCCGCGCGGCCGCCCGGGTGAGCGGGTTCGTGGTCGTGTCCGTGTTCGTGAACCCGACCCAGTTCGGGCCGGCCGAGGACTTCGCCAAGTACCCGCGGACACTCGACGCGGATCGGGCGATCTGTGGGGCGGCCGGCGCGCATCTGGTCTTCGCCCCGCCGGTCGAGGAGGTCTACCCGCCGGGCGCGGTGACGTTCGTGGAAGTGCCGAAACTCGACGCGAGCCTGTGCGGGCCGAGTCGCCCCGGGCACTTCCGCGGGGTCTGCACGGTCGTGCTCAAGCTGTTCAACATGGCGCTGCCGGACGTGGCCGTGTTCGGCCAGAAGGACGCCCAGCAGGCCCGGATCATCCGCCAGATGGTCCGCGACCTGAACGTGCCGGTCGACGTGCGGATCGAGCCGACAGTCCGCGAGGCGGACGGGTTGGCCATGAGTTCGCGGAACCGATACCTGTCGCCCGCGGACCGGGCGTTAGCGTCGGGGATTTACCGGGCGCTGCGGGCCGTCCGCGACCGGGCGCTGGCCGGCGAATGGGACGTGGCCCGGCTGGAGTCCGCCCTCCGGGCTGATTTGGTGGCTATCCCCGGGGCGAGGATCGACTACGCCTCGATCGTGGACGACGACACCCTCCAACCGATCGCCCGGCTCGACCGCCCCGCGCTGGCGGCGGTCGCCGTGTTCCTGGGGACGACCCGGCTCATCGACAACGTGACCATCCCGTGA
- the cyaB gene encoding class IV adenylate cyclase: MLEVEVKYRVADWDRVVATLAGWGATAAAAREDTDHYFNSPDRDFAKTDEALRLRRIGTDNFLTYKGPRRDAATKTRTEIELPVAGGSAAAATAVKFLAHLGYRPVAVVSKVRRVYRFERAGFAVEVCLDDVGAIGRFVEIEIMADEPRFEAAKAAVIATAADLGLTDQERRSYLELLLNQSATAKTPAPRA; the protein is encoded by the coding sequence ATGTTGGAAGTCGAGGTCAAGTACCGGGTCGCCGACTGGGACCGGGTGGTCGCGACCCTCGCCGGGTGGGGGGCGACCGCGGCCGCGGCCCGGGAGGACACCGACCACTACTTCAATTCCCCGGACCGGGACTTCGCCAAGACGGACGAGGCCCTCCGCCTCCGCCGCATCGGGACCGACAACTTCCTCACGTACAAGGGGCCGCGGCGGGACGCGGCCACCAAGACCCGGACCGAGATCGAACTCCCCGTCGCGGGCGGGTCAGCCGCGGCTGCGACCGCGGTAAAATTCCTTGCCCACCTCGGATACCGCCCGGTCGCGGTCGTGTCCAAGGTCCGGCGGGTCTACCGATTCGAGCGGGCCGGGTTTGCCGTCGAGGTGTGCCTGGACGACGTCGGAGCCATCGGCCGGTTCGTGGAAATCGAGATCATGGCGGACGAGCCACGATTCGAGGCGGCCAAGGCGGCCGTAATCGCGACGGCCGCCGACCTCGGACTGACCGACCAGGAGCGAAGGTCGTACCTGGAACTCCTCCTCAACCAGTCCGCGACCGCGAAAACGCCGGCCCCCCGCGCGTGA
- a CDS encoding Rieske (2Fe-2S) protein has product MGQVVAVARVGDVPDGGSIVVEVNQKDVAVFLVDGQYYAIDDRCPHAGASLSGGGVEDGVVTCPWHYWRFRLTDGAWADNPRIKTGCYRVHVAGDEIRLELPDRV; this is encoded by the coding sequence GTGGGCCAGGTGGTCGCGGTGGCGCGGGTCGGGGACGTCCCGGACGGCGGCAGTATTGTCGTCGAGGTGAATCAGAAGGACGTCGCCGTGTTCCTGGTCGACGGCCAATATTACGCGATCGACGACCGGTGCCCGCACGCCGGCGCCTCTCTGTCGGGGGGCGGGGTCGAGGACGGCGTCGTCACGTGCCCGTGGCACTACTGGCGGTTCCGGCTGACCGACGGGGCCTGGGCCGACAACCCCCGGATCAAAACCGGGTGCTACCGGGTCCACGTCGCCGGGGACGAGATCCGGCTCGAACTCCCGGATCGGGTTTGA